A DNA window from Hordeum vulgare subsp. vulgare chromosome 1H, MorexV3_pseudomolecules_assembly, whole genome shotgun sequence contains the following coding sequences:
- the LOC123429189 gene encoding uncharacterized protein LOC123429189: MLRRRVLPCQRRDTPMWSYKLGEPDIVSQFYHTTHEKLWRMLFKPQQEWPAGEEDVGLYADHPPLEGWLKKAEKINGPTPLPKDPRSPLLTAMLVVASYTAPKKKEKKKRETREGLRSRGPPDTKSGDTHTSSAYEEEDAEDGEEKDSLQIRKRAAPEEAKEGLPPQAPRRPCMGKVTLPDDNLNFDEDFGAFERVPLGSNPRSKGMESELYLMELYRAFVNKHTCSSPCRSLARNLPTGEVSEGGSPSDELAESGNASRTTLPQASDEAAEVISHQAPPNTGTRW; the protein is encoded by the exons ATGCTCCGCCGCCGCGTCCTTCCCTGCCAGCGTCGGGACACTCCAATGTGGTCCTACAAGCTTGGCGAACCCGACATTGTGAGCCAGTTCTACCACACTACCCACGAGAAATTGTGGAGGATGTTGTTCAAACCTCAGCAGGAATGGCCGGCCGGGGAAGAAGACGTCGGTTTGTATGCCGATCACCCTCCCTTGGAG GGCTGGCTGAAAAAGGCCGAGAAAATAAACGGCCCAACCCCCCTGCCTAAGGATCCCAGGTCACCATTGTTGACCGCGATGCTGGTGGTGGCGTCATACACGGCgccaaagaaaaaggagaagaagaaaagggagaCCCGCGAGGGTCTACGCTCGAGGGGTCCTCCGGATACCAAGTCCGGAGACACCCACACTTCCTCCGCTTACGAGGAAGAGGATGCGGAGGACGGAGAGGAGAAAGATTCTCTCCAAATAAGAAAAAGGGCGGCGCCGGAGGAAgccaaggagggcttgcctccTCAGGCCCCAAGGAGACCCTGCATGGGCAAGGTTACTCTGCCCGACGACAACCTGAATTTCGATGAGGACTTCGGGGCCTTTGAGAGGGTACCCCTAGGATCAAACCCTCGGTCCAAAGGTATGGAATCCGAACTTTATTTAATGGAATTATATCGAGCTTTTGTTAATAAACATACGTGCTCCTCTCCCTGTCGCAGCCTTGCCCGAAACCTTCCGACAGGCGAGGTCTCAGAGGGGGGTTCGCCATCGGACGAGCTAGCGGAGAGCGGGAATGCGTCCCGTACTACTCTCCCTCAGGCATCAGACGAGGCTGCAGAGGTGATATCCCACCAGGCCCCTCCAAACACGGGGACGAGGTGGTGA